The following DNA comes from Mus musculus strain 129S7/SvEvBrd-Hprt-b-m2 chromosome 4 genomic contig, GRCm38.p6 alternate locus group 129S7/SvEvBrd-Hprt-b-m2 129S7/SVEVBRD-HPRT-B-M2_MMCHR4_CTG3.
CTACGTAGGATAAGTATGGCTTTTGTAGTACTTACATCATATCATCTTAATCACAATGGGAAGACTAGTAATgccttgttatgtagcccagactgatctCAAACATATGAAAGAGTATCttgtttcagcctcctgagtactgggattaataggcatgtgccaccgcacCTGGCAtaatcacaatttttttttttaatttaatgcatTGCCTGTTCAGTATTCCTTGTGTCTATTTACCTTCTATCCAAGGTTACAAAATCTTATTTCTAAGCAACCAACTCATTTCCTAATGACTACTTCAGTGGTCTTTCCCCTGGTTTTACTATCGCTTTCTTCCCATCAGGTCCAAGTGGATAGTGACATTTGTTCTTGTTGCTTATTTTACATTGCTAGTTAGGGTTGAGTAAGTTTTCAACCCCAGACAAGGAGGGCATCTCTTTAAGAAACGTATAAAGTACTTGAGTGGGAGTGCAGAAACTCACAAGAATGTCTCTAATTCTGTTTTAGAACTCCAACAAGATGATGAGCATAGGGAGGAAAAGCAGAAGTCCCAAAGCAAACTTACTAAGGAAGTGACACTCAGGAAGAAAAGTTCCAACAGCAAGAAAAGCAGTGAGTATGGTTTGTTGGAGAACAAAAGTCTCCACTCAAAACACACTCCTTCCGAGAAAAAACTGCTTAAGTCCAGTTCCCGTGGGAAGAACTCGAATCAGAATTCAGACTCTCTGAAAAAGAAACCTGACACAGCTAATGAACACAGGAAATCACTCAGCCATTCTGCATCTGATGTGAACAAAGATGAAATTCCAACTAGAAAGAAATGCGACAAGTTACCCAACAATAAGTTGTCTGATAAAGgtgacaaaaaccaaaccagcaAAAAATGTGAGAAAGTATGCCGTCATAGTGCATCCCATACCAAGGAAGACAAAATTCAGACCGGGGAGAAACGGAAATCACACTGCCGTACTCCATCTAAACCTGAAAAAGCCCCAGGTTCTgggaaaccttatgaatgtaaccACTGTGGGAAGGTCCTCAGCCATAAACAGGGACTCCTTGACCATCAAAGAACTCACACTGGGGAGAAACCAtatgaatgtaatgaatgtgggatAGCTTTCAGCCAGAAGTCCCACCTTGTTGTACATCAGAGAACTCACACTGGGGAAAAACCATACGAGTGTGAACAGTGTGGCAAAGCACACGGACATAAACATGCCCTCACTGACCATCTAAGAATCCATACTGGAGAAAAgccctacaaatgtaatgaatgtggcaaaaCGTTTAGACACAGCTCAAACCTTATGCAACACCTAAGATCTCACACGGGTGAGAAGCCGTATGAATGTAAGGAATGTGGCAAATCCTTTAGATATAATTCATCTCTTACTGAACATGTGAGAACACACACAGGTGAAATACCATACGAATGTAACGAATGTGGCAAAGCTTTCAAGTATGGCTCATCCCTGACTAAACATATGCGGATTCATACAGGGGAGAAACCATttgaatgtaatgaatgtgggaaaACTTTTAGCAAAAAGTCACACCTAGTTATACATCAAAGAACTCATACAAAggagaaaccttataaatgtgatgagtgtgggaaagcctttggaCATAGCTCATCTCTTACCTACCATATGAGAACTCATACAGGTGACTGCCCctttgaatgtaatcaatgtggtaaggCCTTTAAACAGATTGAAGGCCTTACCCAACACCAGAGAGTTCACACAGGGGAGAAACCCTATGAGTGTGttgaatgtgggaaagcctttagtCAGAAGTCACACCTCATCgtacaccagagaactcatacagGGGAGAAACCCTTTGAATGTTATGAGTGTGGAAAAGCCTTCAATGCAAAATCACAACTTGTTATTCATCAGAGAtcccacactggagagaaaccctatgaatgtattgaatgtggtaaagccttcaAGCAAAATGCCTCTCTTACCAAACATATGAAAATTCACTCAGAAGAACAATCTGAGGAAGAAGATTAATGTAGGAAACCTGACAACTGACTGGTTTGGTATTATTTAACCTTAAAGATGTTCTCAATTTGATGATGTTAGAATATCTTTTTTTAGGAAATCATTCCTGGTGATACATGAGAGAATTTGAATATGGATCTTTACATAAGATGGTAATAAAATTTAACCTTGATCCCAAACCTAAACAGAAAATACTGTATTTTTACACTTATTATAAATTGTCTCCATATTTAGATTAAAATACGAATCTTTTAAAAGAGTGAATAAGGAGATATCAtaatcagtaaagtgcttgttaaGCAAGTACAGAGATCTGAATTCCATCCCTAAGGATTGATAAAAAGCTAGATGTGGGGGCATGCTCTTGCAATCTCACAATTGGGAAAGTTGAGACAGGAGAGTCCTGAGAACTCCTGACCAACCAGACTCATTTAATTTGCAAGCCATAGGTCACAAGAAAAAAGAACTGTTTTAAAAATAGGGTAGAGGGTTCCTGAGAAACAGTACTCAAGgttgacacatgtacacacacagacacacacagacacacagacacacacacagacacacacagatacacacacacacacagacacacacacacagacacacacacagttgtgaaAATGTTAACGAATTAGAGCAACAAACAGTAAAATATGACACTTCATGAACTTTCTAGGTGTGTGCTTAAGCTCCACAGTTagtatttaatttgtatttattcttattGCATACTTACCGCCTTGTGTAAAATACAAGTGAGGGTGAGGGTATCCTCTGGTATTGTCTAGCTTTCTTTGTTAATGTCTCTGTTAGCTTCTGAATTAGTAGAAAACTTTcgggagttgttttgttttgtttgagacaatatctcaccatatagtcctggctagcctggaacttgttacgtgtaccaggctggccttgaacttgttatgtagaccaggctgaccttgaactcacagagatatgtctgtctctgcctcccaagtgctagatttAAAGACTTCAGTAGAAAACTTTAAGGGGTTTTGTCTAGATTTTGTTAAGAGGTTCATAAAAAAGTGGAAAACAGCTGAAAATGTGTTGATAGTGAGTGATACTTGTTATATTGTTAAGTATAGAAAATGGATTGTTAAACCATCTATATAGTATGTTCTCATTGTGgacagagtgtgtatgtgtgtccctgtactctgtgtacatatatatgtgtttatccccatatatttgtatatgaataGACTTTTTTTAACCTATAAGAAAATTAATGGTGGCTTCCACTGAACACAAGAGTGCAGCATTGAGGTCTGACATGTTTATCATGTACATGTGTCTAAttcaaatatgtattatataaaaatacattcatATGTGCAAATTAACACAATTTAGAACAATAGCTGAGTCTATTTCACAGTGTTATTTGAAAAAGTGACATAAGATTTCTATGCTCCTTTATGAACAATGAATTTAAGGCATATGGCATTGAACCTTGATATTGAATTCACAAAGAATTTCCTATAGAGCACAGATTTTTGTTAACATGAGTCATAACTGttaacaatattttatttctcttatttgcTATTAAAAACTAAAGATGAATGAAAGTGAaagtggtattttattttatattcagaatGCTAATTCACAAATGTCTTAGTCAAGAATTTCGGCTGTATTTCAACAAATGCCTCCACACCCCATTCTTGCCCAGTAGCAGATATTGTTGCTGGATCCCTTGCTCAGCTTCTCACAGAGTCTGCTTCAGAATGCTTGTTGGGAAAGCATTCCAGAAGGTAGTGTACATCAGTTTGACTTTTTCCAAGAGACCTGTCTGCCATTGCAAACTGTGTTAGCTAGGTTCTATTgctgataagacaccatgactaaaatcAACTTGGAGatgaggaagggtttatttcatcttgtaGCTTAGAGTTCATCCTCcggggagggcagggcaggaactgaaggcaggaacttAGAGGTAAGAGGTTGTAaaggagtactgcttactggattgcttctcaGAGCATGTTCAGCCTCCTTTATCATtaggactatcagcccagggtgGCAACTCCAATGGTGAGTGGGGTAGCACTTTTAAGTTGTTCTAATTg
Coding sequences within:
- the Zfp37 gene encoding zinc finger protein 37 isoform 2 (isoform 2 is encoded by transcript variant 2; The RefSeq protein has 1 substitution compared to this genomic sequence); amino-acid sequence: MATSEPAESDAEWEQLEPVQRDVYKDTKLENCSNPASMGNQDPKQDIVSVLEEEEPSSGKGKKASPSSLKKIARPKTAGTSAKLQQDDEHREEKQKSQSKLTKEVTLRKKSSNSKKSSEYGLLENKSLHSKHTPSEKKLLKSSSRGKNSNQNSDSLKKKPDTANDHRKSLSHSASDVNKDEIPTRKKCDKLPNNKLSDKGDKNQTSKKCEKVCRHSASHTKEDKIQTGEKRKSHCRTPSKPEKAPGSGKPYECNHCGKVLSHKQGLLDHQRTHTGEKPYECNECGIAFSQKSHLVVHQRTHTGEKPYECEQCGKAHGHKHALTDHLRIHTGEKPYKCNECGKTFRHSSNLMQHLRSHTGEKPYECKECGKSFRYNSSLTEHVRTHTGEIPYECNECGKAFKYGSSLTKHMRIHTGEKPFECNECGKTFSKKSHLVIHQRTHTKEKPYKCDECGKAFGHSSSLTYHMRTHTGDCPFECNQCGKAFKQIEGLTQHQRVHTGEKPYECVECGKAFSQKSHLIVHQRTHTGEKPFECYECGKAFNAKSQLVIHQRSHTGEKPYECIECGKAFKQNASLTKHMKIHSEEQSEEED
- the Zfp37 gene encoding zinc finger protein 37 isoform 4 (isoform 4 is encoded by transcript variant 4; The RefSeq protein has 1 substitution compared to this genomic sequence); this encodes MGNQDPKQDIVSVLEEEEPSSGKGKKASPSSLKKIARPKTAGTSAKLQQDDEHREEKQKSQSKLTKEVTLRKKSSNSKKSSEYGLLENKSLHSKHTPSEKKLLKSSSRGKNSNQNSDSLKKKPDTANDHRKSLSHSASDVNKDEIPTRKKCDKLPNNKLSDKGDKNQTSKKCEKVCRHSASHTKEDKIQTGEKRKSHCRTPSKPEKAPGSGKPYECNHCGKVLSHKQGLLDHQRTHTGEKPYECNECGIAFSQKSHLVVHQRTHTGEKPYECEQCGKAHGHKHALTDHLRIHTGEKPYKCNECGKTFRHSSNLMQHLRSHTGEKPYECKECGKSFRYNSSLTEHVRTHTGEIPYECNECGKAFKYGSSLTKHMRIHTGEKPFECNECGKTFSKKSHLVIHQRTHTKEKPYKCDECGKAFGHSSSLTYHMRTHTGDCPFECNQCGKAFKQIEGLTQHQRVHTGEKPYECVECGKAFSQKSHLIVHQRTHTGEKPFECYECGKAFNAKSQLVIHQRSHTGEKPYECIECGKAFKQNASLTKHMKIHSEEQSEEED
- the Zfp37 gene encoding zinc finger protein 37 isoform 1 (isoform 1 is encoded by transcript variant 1; The RefSeq protein has 1 substitution compared to this genomic sequence), which translates into the protein MATSEPAESDAVRAKEWEQLEPVQRDVYKDTKLENCSNPASMGNQDPKQDIVSVLEEEEPSSGKGKKASPSSLKKIARPKTAGTSAKLQQDDEHREEKQKSQSKLTKEVTLRKKSSNSKKSSEYGLLENKSLHSKHTPSEKKLLKSSSRGKNSNQNSDSLKKKPDTANDHRKSLSHSASDVNKDEIPTRKKCDKLPNNKLSDKGDKNQTSKKCEKVCRHSASHTKEDKIQTGEKRKSHCRTPSKPEKAPGSGKPYECNHCGKVLSHKQGLLDHQRTHTGEKPYECNECGIAFSQKSHLVVHQRTHTGEKPYECEQCGKAHGHKHALTDHLRIHTGEKPYKCNECGKTFRHSSNLMQHLRSHTGEKPYECKECGKSFRYNSSLTEHVRTHTGEIPYECNECGKAFKYGSSLTKHMRIHTGEKPFECNECGKTFSKKSHLVIHQRTHTKEKPYKCDECGKAFGHSSSLTYHMRTHTGDCPFECNQCGKAFKQIEGLTQHQRVHTGEKPYECVECGKAFSQKSHLIVHQRTHTGEKPFECYECGKAFNAKSQLVIHQRSHTGEKPYECIECGKAFKQNASLTKHMKIHSEEQSEEED
- the Zfp37 gene encoding zinc finger protein 37 isoform 3 (isoform 3 is encoded by transcript variant 3; The RefSeq protein has 1 substitution compared to this genomic sequence) yields the protein MATSEPAESDAKEWEQLEPVQRDVYKDTKLENCSNPASMGNQDPKQDIVSVLEEEEPSSGKGKKASPSSLKKIARPKTAGTSAKLQQDDEHREEKQKSQSKLTKEVTLRKKSSNSKKSSEYGLLENKSLHSKHTPSEKKLLKSSSRGKNSNQNSDSLKKKPDTANDHRKSLSHSASDVNKDEIPTRKKCDKLPNNKLSDKGDKNQTSKKCEKVCRHSASHTKEDKIQTGEKRKSHCRTPSKPEKAPGSGKPYECNHCGKVLSHKQGLLDHQRTHTGEKPYECNECGIAFSQKSHLVVHQRTHTGEKPYECEQCGKAHGHKHALTDHLRIHTGEKPYKCNECGKTFRHSSNLMQHLRSHTGEKPYECKECGKSFRYNSSLTEHVRTHTGEIPYECNECGKAFKYGSSLTKHMRIHTGEKPFECNECGKTFSKKSHLVIHQRTHTKEKPYKCDECGKAFGHSSSLTYHMRTHTGDCPFECNQCGKAFKQIEGLTQHQRVHTGEKPYECVECGKAFSQKSHLIVHQRTHTGEKPFECYECGKAFNAKSQLVIHQRSHTGEKPYECIECGKAFKQNASLTKHMKIHSEEQSEEED